A window of Streptomyces broussonetiae genomic DNA:
CGCCCAAGCCGTGGGCCTCGGCGCGAACCACGCGTTCGAGACCGGACAGCCGTTCGCGGTACGGCAGTTGCTGCCGGGGTGTCGCGCGCGTGACGGCCTGGGCCGGGGTGGGCCCGGGATCCTCAGGTCCAGGCCCGCAGGGGCTCGTCCGTCAGCTGGAAGACCGGCTCGCCGCGCACCGGGTCCTTGGCGGTGGACAACCGCACCCGGTCGCCGCTGTGGATGCCTACCGGCGGGCCCATGACCCGGCCCCGCACCACGAACCCCTCGGCCATCTCGATCAGCGACACATTGCGCGCAGCAGGCGTGTTGCGGTGCAGCACGGTGGAGTGCCGGACCGTGCCCACGCCCTCGCTGCGCTCCGTGCGCAGCTCGCTGCCCTGGCACACCGGACACAGCAGCCGGTGGTACATCGCGGTGCCGCACCAGGTGCAGCGCTGGAAGACGATGGCGTCCCTGGAGTCCGCGGAGACGGGATCGAGTACGCCCGTCGCGGTGCCGGCCGCCGAATGCGTGGCGTTTGCTGAGTGGTGGTACACGCTGGTCAACTCCCTGCGCTCGGCCGGAAACCCGCGTGTCCGGCGCGCACCGGGCACACGTGTGCGTGGTGGCCGTGCCGCCGCGCACACCGACA
This region includes:
- a CDS encoding Zn-ribbon domain-containing OB-fold protein, with translation MYHHSANATHSAAGTATGVLDPVSADSRDAIVFQRCTWCGTAMYHRLLCPVCQGSELRTERSEGVGTVRHSTVLHRNTPAARNVSLIEMAEGFVVRGRVMGPPVGIHSGDRVRLSTAKDPVRGEPVFQLTDEPLRAWT